From Diospyros lotus cultivar Yz01 chromosome 4, ASM1463336v1, whole genome shotgun sequence, a single genomic window includes:
- the LOC127800653 gene encoding alkane hydroxylase MAH1-like, producing the protein MALLGFYELVLLVVICFLFVSYYRSTSDGLPMSWPLVGMLPELLLHVQQVHERCTTLVAQTGGTFLHKGPWFCNMDMLTTADPANVHYIMSSNFANFPKGPRFLKIFEVLGDGIFNSDTDLWSNQRKLARILINHQTFHRFLVKTSHEKVEKGLVPILEHVSKLGLVLDMQDLFQRFTFDTTCILVTGYDPGCLSSEFPEVPFSKAMDEAEEAIFLRHVVPETIWKLQSWLGIGHEKKLSEASKTLDNTIAKYISMKRDELRKGIASEEQEGFDLLTSYLKEDEMMKEGLKFDDKFLRDTILNFMIAGRDTTSSALTWFTWLVSTHPEVQAKIREELKSVIPEKEGEKWRIFRVEEVSKLVYLHSALCETLRLYPPVPFQHKESIKPDTLPSGHHVRPQMKIALSLYAMGRMKFTWGQDCSEFRPERWISDGGTIKHEPSYKFLAFNAGPRTCLGKDVAFTEMKAVAAAIIHNYNVQVVEGHPVAPNTSIILYMNHGLKVKVTRRWP; encoded by the coding sequence ATGGCCCTTCTAGGGTTCTACGAATTGGTCCTCCTAGTAGTTATATGCTTCCTCTTTGTTTCCTACTATAGAAGCACTAGTGATGGGCTTCCAATGAGCTGGCCTTTGGTGGGAATGCTGCCGGAGCTTCTTCTCCATGTCCAACAAGTTCACGAGCGCTGCACGACTCTTGTAGCTCAAACTGGGGGCACCTTCCTACACAAAGGTCCTTGGTTCTGTAATATGGACATGTTAACCACTGCGGATCCGGCCAATGTGCACTACATTATGAGCTCCAACTTTGCAAATTTCCCCAAGGGGCCTCGGTTCTTGAAGATTTTCGAGGTTTTGGGAGACGGGATTTTCAATTCTGACACGGATCTGTGGTCAAACCAAAGAAAACTGGCTCGAATTCTAATTAATCATCAGACCTTCCACCGTTTCTTGGTGAAGACCAGCCATGAGAAGGTGGAGAAAGGGTTGGTCCCAATTCTTGAGCATGTGTCCAAACTAGGCCTGGTTTTGGACATGCAAGATTTGTTCCAAAGATTCACTTTCGATACCACTTGCATACTTGTCACTGGCTATGATCCTGGCTGCTTGTCATCTGAATTCCCCGAAGTTCCATTCTCAAAGGCAATGGATGAAGCTGAGGAAGCAATCTTTCTTCGCCACGTGGTGCCAGAAACCATTTGGAAGCTACAGAGTTGGCTAGGGATTGGACACGAGAAGAAGTTGAGTGAGGCTTCTAAAACCTTAGACAACACGATAGctaaatatatatcaatgaaGAGAGATGAACTGAGGAAAGGAATTGCTTCTGAGGAACAAGAAGGGTTTGATCTTCTGACTTCATACTTGAAGGAAGATGAGATGATGAAAGAAGGGTTGAAATTTGATGACAAGTTCTTAAGAGACACCATTCTTAATTTCATGATAGCCGGGCGAGACACCACCAGTTCAGCCCTAACATGGTTTACTTGGCTAGTTTCGACCCACCCAGAAGTTCAAGCCAAGATTAGGGAAGAACTGAAGTCGGTCATACCAGAGAAGGAAGGTGAAAAATGGAGGATTTTCAGAGTGGAAGAGGTGAGCAAGCTAGTTTATCTCCACAGTGCTCTCTGTGAGACCCTAAGGCTCTACCCACCAGTTCCATTCCAGCACAAGGAGTCTATAAAGCCGGACACCCTCCCAAGCGGCCACCATGTTCGCCCACAGATGAAGATAGCACTCTCTCTCTATGCAATGGGGAGAATGAAGTTTACATGGGGACAGGACTGCTCGGAATTCAGGCCGGAGAGATGGATTTCTGATGGAGGAACCATCAAACACGAGCCGTCCTACAAGTTCTTGGCTTTCAATGCCGGGCCAAGGACTTGTCTCGGCAAAGACGTGGCTTTCACTGAGATGAAAGCCGTGGCGGCGGCCATAATCCACAATTACAACGTTCAGGTGGTGGAGGGCCACCCGGTGGCGCCCAATACTTCCATCATTCTGTATATGAACCATGGCTTGAAGGTTAAGGTGACCAGGAGGTGGCCCTGA
- the LOC127799923 gene encoding ABC transporter F family member 5-like, which yields MDFATKLQFIDLRSVFLTGSALLDARKPCLGLRLRPISADNNHSIKASPFVCSRKPRIPAKLSAVAVETSVAETSVVDDVESLLSDNSVDDVGYKGGNKKSNSGASSVSSGVRLENVTKSYKGVTVLKDVSWEVKKGEKVGLVGVNGAGKTTQMRIIAGQEEPDSGNVIKAKHNMKIAFLNQEFEVSLSRTVKEELLSAFKEEMGIAAKLEKVQKAIEGSVDDLELMGRLLDEFDLLQRRAQAVDLDEVEVKISKLMPELGFAPEDSDRLVASFSGGWQMRMSLGKILLQDPDLLLLDEPTNHLDLDTIEWLEGYLNKQDVPMVIISHDRAFLDQLCTKIVETDMGVARTYVGNYSEYVVAKAAWIEAQYTAWEKQQKEIEKTKGLINRLSAGANAGRASSAGKKLEKLQEEEQVDKPFIRKQMKIRFPERGRSGRSVVTIKNLEFSYEDEILFKKANITIERGEKIAIIGPNGCGKSTLLKLIMGIEKSTGGKVLLGEHNVLPNYFEQNQAEALDLDKTVLETVAEVANDWRIDDVKGLLGRCNFKADMLDRKVSLLSGGEKARLAFCKFMVKPSTLLVLDEPTNHLDIPSKEMLEEAIREYKGTVITVSHDRYFIRQIVNRVLEVKNGNLQDYAGNYNYYLEKNIEARQRELEREADLEEKSPKAKAKSKMSKAEREARKKQKMQAFQNAKSKSKPLKNAKRWK from the exons ATGGACTTCGCAACCAAACTCCAATTCATCGATCTCCGCTCAGTGTTTCTCACCGGTTCCGCCCTTCTGGATGCTCGGAAACCTTGTCTCGGGCTTCGCCTCCGCCCAATTTCGGCAGATAACAATCATTCGATCAAAGCCAGCCCTTTTGTATGCTCTAGAAAGCCTAGAATTCCAGCTAAATTATCGGCTGTTGCTGTGGAAACGTCGGTCGCGGAGACCAGTGTTGTAGACGACGTTGAGTCGCTGCTTTCAGACAATTCGGTGGACGATGTTGGTTATAAGGGCGGGAACAAGAAATCAAATAGTGGCGCATCGAGTGTATCTTCGGGCGTTAGGCTAGAGAATGTGACCAAGAGCTATAAGGGCGTGACTGTATTGAAAGATGTGAGTTGGGAAGTGAAGAAAGGGGAAAAAGTGGGGTTGGTGGGAGTTAACGGCGCTGGGAAGACGACTCAAATGAGAATTATTGCCGGCCAAGAAGAACCGGATTCGGGAAATGTGATCAAGGCCAAACACAATATGAAAATTGCCTTtttgaatcaagaatttgagGTTTCGTTGAGTAGGACTGTTAAGGAGGAGTTGCTGAGCGCGTTTAAGGAGGAGATGGGGATTGCGGCCAAATTGGAGAAGGTGCAGAAGGCGATTGAGGGTTCAGTGGATGATTTGGAGTTGATGGGGAGGCTTTTGGATGAGTTTGATTTGCTTCAGAGGCGGGCACAGGCAGTGGATTTGGATGAGGTGGAAGTGAAGATCAGTAAGCTGATGCCTGAACTTGGTTTTGCCCCCGAGGATTCAGATAGGTTGGTGGCCTCGTTTAGTGGTGGGtggcaaatgaggatgtcactTGGGAAGATTCTGCTTCAG GACCCAGATTTGTTACTATTGGATGAGCCTACTAATCATCTTGATCTTGACACTATTGAGTGGCTGGAAGGATATCTTAATAAGCAAGATGTGCCCATGGTCATCATCTCACATGACAGGGCTTTCCTTGACCAGCTCTGTACAAAAATCGTGGAAACTGACATGGGAGTAGCAAGGACATATGTGGGCAATTATTCAGAGTATGTTGTTGCAAAGGCAGCCTGGATTGAAGCTCAGTATACCGCATGGGAGAAACAACAAAAGGAAATTGAAAAGACAAAGGGCTTGATAAACAGACTAAGTGCAGGAGCAAATGCTGGCCGTGCATCTTCTGCTGGAAAG AAACTTGAAAAGCTTCAGGAAGAGGAACAGGTTGATAAGCCATTTATACGAAAGCAAATGAAGATTAGATTCCCTGAGCGTGGTAGAAGTGGAAGATCTGTTGTAACAATTAAGAATCTGGAATTTAGCTATGAAGATGAG ATTTTATTTAAGAAGGCTAATATTACGATTGAAAGGGGTGAGAAGATTGCAATTATTGGCCCAAATGGTTGTGGGAAGAGTACCTTGCTTAAACTTATTATGGGTATAGAGAAGTCAACAGGTGGCAAAGTGCTGCTTGGGGAACATAATGTTCTGCCAAATTATTTTGAGCAGAATCAG GCTGAGGCACTTGATCTGGATAAAACAGTGCTTGAGACTGTAGCAGAAGTTGCGAATGATTGGAGAATTGATGATGTAAAGGGTCTCCTAGGCCGTTGCAATTTCAAAGCTGACATGCTTGATAGGAAGGTTTCACTCTTGAGTGGTGGTGAGAAG GCACGTCTTGCCTTCTGCAAGTTCATGGTAAAACCATCCACTTTGCTAGTTTTAGACGAACCAACCAATCACTTGGATATACCTTCCAAAGAGATGCTTGAG GAAGCAATAAGAGAGTACAAGGGCACTGTCATTACTGTTTCACATGATCGGTACTTCATAAGACAAATAGTTAACCGGGTATTGGAAGTTAAGAATGGCAATCTACAAGACTATGCAGGCAATTACAAT TATTATCTAGAGAAGAACATTGAAGCAAGGCAGAGAGAGCTTGAACGGGAGGCAGATCTTGAGGAGAAGTCTCCCAAAGCAAAAGCCAAATCAAAAATGTCAAAG GCTGAGAGGGAAGCTcgtaaaaaacagaaaatgcaGGCCTTCCAGAATGCCAAATCAAAATCGAAACCTCTGAAGAATGCTAAAAGATGGAAATGA